The Synechocystis sp. PCC 6714 genome includes the window ATCATAGTGAGAGAAAGGGGAATACCTAATTTCAGCAATCTTTCGCTGTGGCCCCCAGCTCCCACGGTGGCATCAAGGTAATGGCCGCCAGGCTTTGACTCCAATCCCTCCACCAAGGCCGTGGGCAAAACGCTAATGTGATGAAAGTCTGCCATCGCTGTTTGTTCTAAGTTCGTTCCTTCCATGGATTTGGCTCCCATCTACGTCCCCACAAGATCCCGCTTTCCCAGGGTACCAGCCCCCACGGAACTTATCCCCGGCAAAGTAATTCAAACAGAAAATGCAAACCATCAGGATTTTGTCATCCTATTCACCCGAAAGCGACTAGGCGCATGGTTATTAGCTCACGTCCCTTAAGCGGCTTGAACGGTGTTCTGAGTCGACTTTTTATTGCCAATACTCTCGCCTTCCTCGGTTTATTTGGGGGAATGGTGCCGGAGGTGAGTTGGCACCCCACGGCCCTTGTCTTTCGCTGGTCGGCCTATTCCCAGGAATTTTCCCCCGAGAGCATCAATCACTATGCTAAAGCGGTGTTAGCCATTGAAGTAGAACGGAAAAAAGCATTTGAGGAAATTCAAACCCTCATTGGCCGGGTTCCCCCCCAACTTACCTGCACCAATCGGGACAGTATCCGCAAGTTACCCCGCAACGCCCAGGCGATCGCCGTTAATTTTTGCAATCGTTCCAAACAAATTGCCGAAGAAAGTGGCCTAAAACCAGGGGAATTTAATCGCATTACCGAAGCCGCCAGGAACAATGCTAACCTCAAAACCCAAATCCAGCGGGCCATCATTAATTTACGCCGCTAGTACTCGATAAATTTTCACCCAAACCCCTGATTTAAAATTCTTTGAACCTCTATGGTGATTTTTGATCATCGCCTAGAAACAACCTCTGAAACTGCGACTTGGCAATTACCCCTCACCGCTGAGGAACGTTCCCGCACCCGTTATCGTTTTGATAAACCTGGCTTTCCGTCCCTATTTATCCAATTGCCCAGGGGAACTTTTTTATGCCCAGGGGATTACCTGGGCTCTCCCACAGGGGAAACCCTAGCTATCCTTGCCGCAGAAGAATCCTTGTTCCACGTCACCAGTGGCGATCGCCTAACCCTGTTGCAAGCCGCCTACCA containing:
- a CDS encoding DUF4168 domain-containing protein, translating into MVISSRPLSGLNGVLSRLFIANTLAFLGLFGGMVPEVSWHPTALVFRWSAYSQEFSPESINHYAKAVLAIEVERKKAFEEIQTLIGRVPPQLTCTNRDSIRKLPRNAQAIAVNFCNRSKQIAEESGLKPGEFNRITEAARNNANLKTQIQRAIINLRR
- the ureE gene encoding urease accessory protein UreE, yielding MVIFDHRLETTSETATWQLPLTAEERSRTRYRFDKPGFPSLFIQLPRGTFLCPGDYLGSPTGETLAILAAEESLFHVTSGDRLTLLQAAYHLGNRHVPLEINLDYLRLAPDPVLGEMLRGLGLTVTEITAPFFPERGAFHSH